From one Pan troglodytes isolate AG18354 chromosome 13, NHGRI_mPanTro3-v2.0_pri, whole genome shotgun sequence genomic stretch:
- the METTL8 gene encoding tRNA N(3)-methylcytidine methyltransferase METTL8, mitochondrial isoform X7 produces MPRDHMQWSKEEEAAARKKVKENSAVRVLLEEQVKYEREASKYWDTFYKIHKNKFFKDRNWLLREFPEILPVDQKPEEKARESSWDHVKTSATNCFSRMHCPTVPDEKNHYEKSSGSSEGQSKTESDFSNLDSEKHKKGPMETGLFPGSNATFRILEVGCGAGNSVFPILNTLQNSPESFLYCCDFASGAVELVKVCYSWESYQLMPKSHSSYRATQCFAFVHDVCDDGLPYPFPDGILDVILLVFVLSSIHPDRMQGVVNRLSKLLKPGGMLLFRDYGRYDKTQLRFKKGHCLSENFYVRGDGTRAYFFTKGEVHSMFCKASLDEKQNLVDRRLQVNRKKQVKMHRVWIQGKFQKPLHQTQNSSDMVSTLLSQD; encoded by the exons tTAAGTATGAGAGAGAAGCTAGTAAATACTGGGACACATTTTACAAGATTCATAAGAATAAGTTTTTCAAGGATCGTAATTGGCTGTTGAGGGAATTTCCTGAaattcttccagttgatcaaaaaCCTGAAGAGAAGGCGAGAGAATCATCATGGGATCATGTAAAAACTAGTGCTACAAATTGTTTCTCAAGAATGCACTGTCCTACTGTGCctgatgaaaaaaatcattatgaGAAAAGTTCTGGTTCTTCAGAAGGTCAAAGCAAAACAGAATCTGATTTTTCCAACCTAGactctgaaaaacacaaaaaaggacCTATGGAGACTGGATTGTTTCCTGGTAGCAATGCCACTTTCAGGATACTAGAG GTTGGTTGTGGAGCTGGAAATAGTGTGTTTCCAATTTTGAACACTTTGCa GAACTCTCCGGAGTCCTTTCTGTATTGTTGTGATTTTGCTTCTGGAGCTGTGGAGCTCGTAAAGGTATGCTACTCCTGGGAATCATACCAACTGATGCCTAAG TCACACTCGTCCTACAGAGCAACCCAGTGTTTTGCCTTTGTTCATGATGTATGTGATGATGGCTTACCTTACCCTTTTCCAGATGGGATCCTGGATGTCATTCTCCTTGTCTTTGTGCTCTCTTCTATTCATCCTGACAG GATGCAAGGTGTTGTAAACCGACTGTCCAAGTTACTGAAACCTGGGGGAATGCTGTTATTTCGAGACTATGGAAGATATGATAAGACTCAGCTTCGTTTTAAAAAGG gacattgtttatctgaaaattttTATGTTCGAGGAGATGGTACCAGAGCATATTTCTTTACAAAAG GGGAAGTCCACAGTATGTTCTGCAAAGCCAGTTTAGATGAAAAGCAAAATCTGGTTGATCGCCGCTTACAAGTTAATAGgaaaaaacaagtgaaaatgcACCGAGTGTGGATTCAAGGCAAATTCCAGAAACCATTGCACCAGACTCAGAATAGCTCCGATATGGTATCTACACTCCTTTCACAAGACTGA
- the METTL8 gene encoding tRNA N(3)-methylcytidine methyltransferase METTL8, mitochondrial isoform X11, with the protein MQWSKEEEAAARKKVKENSAVRVLLEEQVKYEREASKYWDTFYKIHKNKFFKDRNWLLREFPEILPVDQKPEEKARESSWDHVKTSATNCFSRMHCPTVPDEKNHYEKSSGSSEGQSKTESDFSNLDSEKHKKGPMETGLFPGSNATFRILEVGCGAGNSVFPILNTLQNSPESFLYCCDFASGAVELVKSHSSYRATQCFAFVHDVCDDGLPYPFPDGILDVILLVFVLSSIHPDRMQGVVNRLSKLLKPGGMLLFRDYGRYDKTQLRFKKGHCLSENFYVRGDGTRAYFFTKGEVHSMFCKASLDEKQNLVDRRLQVNRKKQVKMHRVWIQGKFQKPLHQTQNSSDMVSTLLSQD; encoded by the exons tTAAGTATGAGAGAGAAGCTAGTAAATACTGGGACACATTTTACAAGATTCATAAGAATAAGTTTTTCAAGGATCGTAATTGGCTGTTGAGGGAATTTCCTGAaattcttccagttgatcaaaaaCCTGAAGAGAAGGCGAGAGAATCATCATGGGATCATGTAAAAACTAGTGCTACAAATTGTTTCTCAAGAATGCACTGTCCTACTGTGCctgatgaaaaaaatcattatgaGAAAAGTTCTGGTTCTTCAGAAGGTCAAAGCAAAACAGAATCTGATTTTTCCAACCTAGactctgaaaaacacaaaaaaggacCTATGGAGACTGGATTGTTTCCTGGTAGCAATGCCACTTTCAGGATACTAGAG GTTGGTTGTGGAGCTGGAAATAGTGTGTTTCCAATTTTGAACACTTTGCa GAACTCTCCGGAGTCCTTTCTGTATTGTTGTGATTTTGCTTCTGGAGCTGTGGAGCTCGTAAAG TCACACTCGTCCTACAGAGCAACCCAGTGTTTTGCCTTTGTTCATGATGTATGTGATGATGGCTTACCTTACCCTTTTCCAGATGGGATCCTGGATGTCATTCTCCTTGTCTTTGTGCTCTCTTCTATTCATCCTGACAG GATGCAAGGTGTTGTAAACCGACTGTCCAAGTTACTGAAACCTGGGGGAATGCTGTTATTTCGAGACTATGGAAGATATGATAAGACTCAGCTTCGTTTTAAAAAGG gacattgtttatctgaaaattttTATGTTCGAGGAGATGGTACCAGAGCATATTTCTTTACAAAAG GGGAAGTCCACAGTATGTTCTGCAAAGCCAGTTTAGATGAAAAGCAAAATCTGGTTGATCGCCGCTTACAAGTTAATAGgaaaaaacaagtgaaaatgcACCGAGTGTGGATTCAAGGCAAATTCCAGAAACCATTGCACCAGACTCAGAATAGCTCCGATATGGTATCTACACTCCTTTCACAAGACTGA
- the METTL8 gene encoding tRNA N(3)-methylcytidine methyltransferase METTL8, mitochondrial isoform X8, whose amino-acid sequence MQWSKEEEAAARKKVKENSAVRVLLEEQVKYEREASKYWDTFYKIHKNKFFKDRNWLLREFPEILPVDQKPEEKARESSWDHVKTSATNCFSRMHCPTVPDEKNHYEKSSGSSEGQSKTESDFSNLDSEKHKKGPMETGLFPGSNATFRILEVGCGAGNSVFPILNTLQNSPESFLYCCDFASGAVELVKVCYSWESYQLMPKSHSSYRATQCFAFVHDVCDDGLPYPFPDGILDVILLVFVLSSIHPDRMQGVVNRLSKLLKPGGMLLFRDYGRYDKTQLRFKKGHCLSENFYVRGDGTRAYFFTKGEVHSMFCKASLDEKQNLVDRRLQVNRKKQVKMHRVWIQGKFQKPLHQTQNSSDMVSTLLSQD is encoded by the exons tTAAGTATGAGAGAGAAGCTAGTAAATACTGGGACACATTTTACAAGATTCATAAGAATAAGTTTTTCAAGGATCGTAATTGGCTGTTGAGGGAATTTCCTGAaattcttccagttgatcaaaaaCCTGAAGAGAAGGCGAGAGAATCATCATGGGATCATGTAAAAACTAGTGCTACAAATTGTTTCTCAAGAATGCACTGTCCTACTGTGCctgatgaaaaaaatcattatgaGAAAAGTTCTGGTTCTTCAGAAGGTCAAAGCAAAACAGAATCTGATTTTTCCAACCTAGactctgaaaaacacaaaaaaggacCTATGGAGACTGGATTGTTTCCTGGTAGCAATGCCACTTTCAGGATACTAGAG GTTGGTTGTGGAGCTGGAAATAGTGTGTTTCCAATTTTGAACACTTTGCa GAACTCTCCGGAGTCCTTTCTGTATTGTTGTGATTTTGCTTCTGGAGCTGTGGAGCTCGTAAAGGTATGCTACTCCTGGGAATCATACCAACTGATGCCTAAG TCACACTCGTCCTACAGAGCAACCCAGTGTTTTGCCTTTGTTCATGATGTATGTGATGATGGCTTACCTTACCCTTTTCCAGATGGGATCCTGGATGTCATTCTCCTTGTCTTTGTGCTCTCTTCTATTCATCCTGACAG GATGCAAGGTGTTGTAAACCGACTGTCCAAGTTACTGAAACCTGGGGGAATGCTGTTATTTCGAGACTATGGAAGATATGATAAGACTCAGCTTCGTTTTAAAAAGG gacattgtttatctgaaaattttTATGTTCGAGGAGATGGTACCAGAGCATATTTCTTTACAAAAG GGGAAGTCCACAGTATGTTCTGCAAAGCCAGTTTAGATGAAAAGCAAAATCTGGTTGATCGCCGCTTACAAGTTAATAGgaaaaaacaagtgaaaatgcACCGAGTGTGGATTCAAGGCAAATTCCAGAAACCATTGCACCAGACTCAGAATAGCTCCGATATGGTATCTACACTCCTTTCACAAGACTGA
- the METTL8 gene encoding tRNA N(3)-methylcytidine methyltransferase METTL8, mitochondrial isoform X10, whose amino-acid sequence MPRDHMQWSKEEEAAARKKVKENSAVRVLLEEQVKYEREASKYWDTFYKIHKNKFFKDRNWLLREFPEILPVDQKPEEKARESSWDHVKTSATNCFSRMHCPTVPDEKNHYEKSSGSSEGQSKTESDFSNLDSEKHKKGPMETGLFPGSNATFRILEVGCGAGNSVFPILNTLQNSPESFLYCCDFASGAVELVKSHSSYRATQCFAFVHDVCDDGLPYPFPDGILDVILLVFVLSSIHPDRMQGVVNRLSKLLKPGGMLLFRDYGRYDKTQLRFKKGHCLSENFYVRGDGTRAYFFTKGEVHSMFCKASLDEKQNLVDRRLQVNRKKQVKMHRVWIQGKFQKPLHQTQNSSDMVSTLLSQD is encoded by the exons tTAAGTATGAGAGAGAAGCTAGTAAATACTGGGACACATTTTACAAGATTCATAAGAATAAGTTTTTCAAGGATCGTAATTGGCTGTTGAGGGAATTTCCTGAaattcttccagttgatcaaaaaCCTGAAGAGAAGGCGAGAGAATCATCATGGGATCATGTAAAAACTAGTGCTACAAATTGTTTCTCAAGAATGCACTGTCCTACTGTGCctgatgaaaaaaatcattatgaGAAAAGTTCTGGTTCTTCAGAAGGTCAAAGCAAAACAGAATCTGATTTTTCCAACCTAGactctgaaaaacacaaaaaaggacCTATGGAGACTGGATTGTTTCCTGGTAGCAATGCCACTTTCAGGATACTAGAG GTTGGTTGTGGAGCTGGAAATAGTGTGTTTCCAATTTTGAACACTTTGCa GAACTCTCCGGAGTCCTTTCTGTATTGTTGTGATTTTGCTTCTGGAGCTGTGGAGCTCGTAAAG TCACACTCGTCCTACAGAGCAACCCAGTGTTTTGCCTTTGTTCATGATGTATGTGATGATGGCTTACCTTACCCTTTTCCAGATGGGATCCTGGATGTCATTCTCCTTGTCTTTGTGCTCTCTTCTATTCATCCTGACAG GATGCAAGGTGTTGTAAACCGACTGTCCAAGTTACTGAAACCTGGGGGAATGCTGTTATTTCGAGACTATGGAAGATATGATAAGACTCAGCTTCGTTTTAAAAAGG gacattgtttatctgaaaattttTATGTTCGAGGAGATGGTACCAGAGCATATTTCTTTACAAAAG GGGAAGTCCACAGTATGTTCTGCAAAGCCAGTTTAGATGAAAAGCAAAATCTGGTTGATCGCCGCTTACAAGTTAATAGgaaaaaacaagtgaaaatgcACCGAGTGTGGATTCAAGGCAAATTCCAGAAACCATTGCACCAGACTCAGAATAGCTCCGATATGGTATCTACACTCCTTTCACAAGACTGA